In Fundidesulfovibrio soli, a single genomic region encodes these proteins:
- a CDS encoding RNA polymerase sigma factor encodes MKGGGRVARTGPDDSQAVRRVLDGDTEAFTVLVKAHEQHLFRLLSRHLPASEVPEAAQEAFLDAYQHLSKLREPERFRSWLSAIALRRSADFWRENARRAERGVDFSSPVELAWLESVMLEDSSERFEQQIERGEAARLVETLLKEISPEDRIAVELYYAEEYSVAEIGEMLGWGESKVKVRLHRARQKMARKCEGLTGRGGTT; translated from the coding sequence ATGAAAGGCGGAGGCCGGGTGGCAAGGACAGGACCAGACGATTCGCAGGCTGTCAGGCGCGTGTTGGACGGAGACACGGAGGCTTTCACCGTGCTCGTGAAGGCGCACGAGCAGCATCTTTTCCGCCTGCTGTCGCGCCACCTGCCCGCCAGCGAGGTGCCGGAGGCCGCACAGGAGGCCTTCCTGGACGCCTATCAGCACCTCTCCAAGCTGCGCGAACCGGAACGCTTCCGCTCCTGGCTTTCCGCCATCGCCCTGCGCCGCTCGGCCGACTTCTGGCGCGAGAACGCACGCAGGGCCGAGAGGGGGGTGGACTTCTCCAGCCCCGTGGAGCTCGCCTGGCTGGAGAGCGTCATGCTGGAGGACTCGTCGGAGCGGTTCGAACAGCAGATCGAGCGCGGCGAGGCGGCCCGGCTTGTGGAGACGCTGCTCAAGGAAATAAGCCCTGAAGACCGCATCGCCGTGGAGCTCTACTACGCCGAGGAATATTCCGTGGCGGAGATCGGCGAGATGCTGGGATGGGGGGAATCGAAAGTGAAGGTGCGGCTGCATCGCGCCAGACAGAAGATGGCCCGCAAATGCGAAGGCCTGACCGGACGGGGGGGTACGACATGA